Below is a window of 'Nostoc azollae' 0708 DNA.
ATTAAGGTGTGGTAATTTAATACTGATTTGACCAGGTTATAAGGCTTGGCCAAACCAGCTTCAAATTGACCGAAGATAATGGCAATGAAAATGGATACTGTGGCTACAAATAAATTCCACCAACCTACTTCAAAGAAGCGGGTTTTTCCAGTTAAGAAGCCAATTAAATCACAGAAAAATGCAAACAATATCATCGCAACTACGAAGTGAACTACGATGGGATGCAGTGGATCTGGATACGGTAAATTGTGGTCGTTAAGTGCCGTTAAAGACTCTAACATAAAATTCTCCCGGACTTGTT
It encodes the following:
- a CDS encoding DUF2231 domain-containing protein, with protein sequence MLESLTALNDHNLPYPDPLHPIVVHFVVAMILFAFFCDLIGFLTGKTRFFEVGWWNLFVATVSIFIAIIFGQFEAGLAKPYNLVKSVLNYHTLIGWSLSGILTAITAWRYVLRSRDPQRLPIHYLAVALLLTIIVGFQVYLGDELVWVYGIHTVPVVEAVKDGILP